A genomic window from Rhizobium sp. EC-SD404 includes:
- the mepA gene encoding penicillin-insensitive murein endopeptidase, whose amino-acid sequence MWGAVVIALLAAELPATAQDAKELFGTRALPAATAPAPIGFYSKGCLAGGIAIPTDGPTWQAMRLSRNRRWGHPDMIALLDRLSREAAAQDGWPGLLVGDISQPRGGPMLSGHASHQIGLDADIWLTPMPNRRLTAREREDTEAPSVLADGSLQVDPNRWTEAHGRLIMRAASYPQVERIFVHPGIKQKLCDSYSGDRTHLGKVRPIYGHHYHFHIRMKCPDGSSGCTAQQPVASGSGCDASLAWWFTEEPWAQPDDPPPAPPKPRITPLSDLPRACAQVLDAAAPASEAAVTYAGGTQAVLPGSAAGFAPVPIPTPRPFQ is encoded by the coding sequence GTGTGGGGAGCGGTTGTGATCGCCTTGCTGGCGGCGGAGCTTCCAGCCACGGCCCAGGATGCCAAGGAACTCTTCGGCACCCGTGCCCTTCCGGCTGCGACTGCGCCGGCCCCCATCGGCTTCTATTCCAAGGGCTGCCTTGCGGGCGGCATCGCCATCCCGACCGACGGGCCGACCTGGCAGGCCATGCGCCTTTCGCGCAACCGTCGCTGGGGCCATCCCGACATGATCGCGCTGCTCGATCGCCTGTCGCGCGAAGCCGCGGCACAGGATGGCTGGCCTGGACTTCTGGTCGGCGACATCTCGCAGCCCCGTGGCGGTCCGATGCTGTCCGGGCACGCATCGCACCAGATCGGCCTCGACGCCGATATCTGGCTGACACCGATGCCGAACCGGCGTTTGACCGCCCGGGAGCGCGAGGACACCGAGGCTCCCTCCGTCCTGGCGGACGGCTCGCTGCAGGTCGATCCGAACCGTTGGACCGAAGCCCATGGCCGCTTGATCATGCGTGCGGCGAGCTATCCCCAGGTGGAGCGAATTTTCGTCCATCCCGGCATCAAGCAGAAACTCTGCGACAGCTATTCCGGCGATCGCACGCATCTCGGCAAGGTCCGGCCGATTTACGGGCATCACTATCACTTCCACATCCGCATGAAATGCCCGGATGGCAGCTCCGGCTGCACGGCGCAGCAACCCGTGGCGAGCGGCTCCGGCTGCGATGCGTCGCTTGCCTGGTGGTTCACCGAGGAGCCGTGGGCGCAGCCGGATGATCCGCCACCGGCACCCCCAAAGCCGCGGATCACGCCGCTTTCCGACCTGCCGCGCGCCTGCGCCCAGGTGCTCGATGCTGCAGCTCCGGCATCCGAAGCTGCCGTCACCTATGCGGGCGGCACGCAGGCGGTGCTGCCCGGCTCTGCGGCCGGCTTCGCGCCGGTGCCGATCCCGACGCCCAGGCCTTTTCAGTAG
- a CDS encoding Gfo/Idh/MocA family oxidoreductase, with the protein MLRFGILSTAKIAREQVIPALLDAGNCVVTAIGSRDLKRGQETAQRFGISEVHGSYDALLASPNVDAVYIPLPTSQHVEWAVRAAEAGKHVLVEKPLALKAEQIDAVIAARDKAGVVVSEAFMVFYHPQWRKVRELIAGGAIGKLRRIDGAFSYANRDPGNMRNQLALGGGALADIGVYPVVTARFATGMEPKRVRATVERDPDFGTDRYASAVVDFGDFEMGFYCSTQMALRQAMVFHGDQGTIEVAAPFNAGEYDLASVTLHSIKRDRSEIFRFSGVRQYRLQAEAFAEKIAGGDIDLFELEASRANQKVIDAIFRAGDHDGWEAI; encoded by the coding sequence ATGCTGCGCTTCGGAATTCTCTCGACGGCAAAGATCGCGCGCGAACAGGTGATCCCGGCGCTTCTGGACGCTGGCAACTGCGTCGTGACGGCGATCGGAAGCCGCGACCTGAAGCGGGGACAGGAAACGGCGCAACGCTTCGGCATTTCCGAAGTGCACGGAAGCTACGACGCGCTTCTTGCCTCGCCGAACGTCGATGCGGTCTACATCCCGCTGCCGACGAGCCAGCATGTGGAATGGGCCGTGCGCGCCGCCGAAGCCGGCAAGCATGTGCTGGTGGAAAAGCCGCTGGCGTTGAAGGCCGAGCAGATCGATGCGGTGATCGCCGCGCGCGACAAGGCCGGCGTCGTCGTCTCGGAGGCCTTCATGGTCTTCTACCATCCCCAATGGCGCAAGGTGCGCGAACTGATCGCCGGCGGCGCGATCGGGAAGCTGCGGCGCATCGATGGCGCTTTCAGCTACGCCAACCGGGACCCCGGCAACATGCGCAACCAGCTGGCGCTGGGCGGTGGGGCGCTTGCGGACATCGGCGTCTATCCCGTCGTAACCGCGCGGTTCGCCACGGGAATGGAGCCGAAGCGCGTGCGCGCCACCGTGGAGCGTGATCCGGATTTCGGCACCGACCGTTATGCCAGCGCGGTCGTCGACTTCGGTGATTTCGAGATGGGTTTCTACTGCTCCACGCAGATGGCGCTACGCCAGGCGATGGTCTTCCACGGCGATCAGGGCACGATCGAGGTGGCCGCGCCCTTCAATGCGGGCGAATACGATCTCGCAAGCGTCACGCTGCATTCAATAAAGCGCGACCGCTCCGAGATTTTCCGCTTCTCCGGCGTGCGCCAGTACCGCCTCCAGGCCGAAGCCTTTGCCGAGAAGATTGCCGGCGGCGATATCGACCTGTTCGAACTGGAGGCTTCGCGTGCCAACCAGAAGGTGATCGACGCGATCTTCCGGGCAGGCGACCATGATGGCTGGGAAGCCATCTGA
- a CDS encoding bifunctional helix-turn-helix domain-containing protein/methylated-DNA--[protein]-cysteine S-methyltransferase, with protein MTIAARLQKEITPQGTDYDTVRGVIELISNDYRSQPTLETIAAELGQSPTQLQKVFTRWAGLSPKAFLQAVTLDHAKRLLGREGLPLLDASFEVGYSGPGRLHDLFVTHEAMSPGVWKAKGEGLTIRYGYHPSPFGTALVMITDRGLAGLAFDDPGDRRDAFEDMASRWPRAAYVEDAAETARYCSRIFDPSRWSADAPLNVVLIGSDFQIRVWQALMTIPLAKAVTYSDIARDIGQPTASRAVGAAVGRNPISFVVPCHRALGKSGDLTGYHWGLTRKRAMLGWETGQAAA; from the coding sequence ATGACGATTGCTGCCCGCCTGCAAAAGGAGATCACGCCGCAGGGCACGGATTACGACACCGTGCGCGGCGTGATCGAACTGATTTCCAACGACTATCGCAGCCAGCCGACGTTGGAGACGATCGCCGCGGAGCTCGGCCAGTCGCCGACTCAATTGCAGAAGGTCTTCACCCGCTGGGCGGGGCTTTCGCCGAAAGCCTTCCTGCAGGCCGTGACGCTCGATCATGCCAAACGCCTGCTCGGTCGGGAGGGGCTGCCGCTGCTCGATGCGAGCTTCGAGGTCGGCTATTCGGGGCCCGGACGGCTGCACGATCTTTTCGTCACCCATGAAGCGATGTCGCCCGGTGTCTGGAAGGCGAAGGGCGAGGGGCTGACGATCCGCTATGGCTACCATCCCTCGCCATTCGGCACCGCGCTGGTGATGATTACGGATCGAGGCTTGGCCGGCCTTGCCTTCGACGACCCGGGCGATCGCCGCGATGCCTTCGAGGATATGGCCTCGCGCTGGCCCCGCGCGGCCTATGTCGAGGATGCAGCCGAGACCGCGCGCTATTGCAGCCGCATTTTCGATCCTTCGCGATGGTCGGCGGATGCGCCGCTGAATGTCGTGCTGATAGGTTCGGACTTCCAGATCCGCGTCTGGCAGGCGCTGATGACGATACCGCTCGCCAAGGCCGTCACCTATTCCGATATCGCCCGCGATATCGGCCAGCCAACCGCGTCGCGTGCTGTCGGCGCGGCCGTCGGGCGCAACCCGATCTCCTTCGTTGTGCCGTGCCATCGCGCGCTCGGAAAATCGGGCGATCTGACTGGCTATCACTGGGGCCTGACGCGCAAGCGCGCGATGCTCGGCTGGGAGACCGGCCAGGCCGCCGCCTGA
- a CDS encoding glycosyltransferase, with product MQAPYDIAVLIPCYNEEATISSVVADFRRVLPEARIFVYDNNSSDRTAMLAKLAGATVVRERRQGKGHVVRRMFADIDADIYLMADGDGTYPADDAPELVLTLISERADMVVATRKDVTRDAGRKGHAFGNRIFNSIYRRLFGRDFTDIFSGYRAFSRRFAKSFPALSAGFEIETEMSVHASQLKLPVAEIPVVYGRRPEGSHSKLGTFRDGGRILWMLALLMKETRPFTFFGSIALGFALVSLGFMLPVLIEYFRTGLVDRLPTWILAVALSLMALVAFVSGVILDSVARGRAEQKRVHYLTLKPGFARAAERADEQPAAKTKSARKVA from the coding sequence ATGCAGGCCCCTTACGACATCGCCGTGCTCATTCCTTGCTACAACGAGGAAGCGACGATCTCGTCCGTCGTGGCGGATTTTCGGCGGGTCCTGCCCGAGGCGCGCATCTTCGTCTACGACAACAATTCATCCGACCGCACCGCGATGCTGGCCAAGCTTGCCGGTGCGACGGTCGTGCGCGAGCGCCGGCAGGGCAAGGGCCATGTCGTGCGCCGCATGTTCGCCGACATCGACGCCGACATCTACCTCATGGCCGATGGCGACGGCACCTATCCCGCCGACGATGCGCCGGAGCTCGTGCTGACCTTGATCAGCGAACGGGCGGACATGGTCGTCGCAACCCGCAAGGATGTGACACGCGATGCCGGACGCAAGGGCCACGCGTTCGGCAACCGGATCTTCAACAGCATCTACCGGCGTCTTTTCGGGCGCGATTTCACCGACATCTTCTCCGGCTACCGCGCCTTTTCCCGGCGCTTCGCGAAGAGCTTCCCGGCGCTTTCCGCAGGCTTCGAGATCGAAACGGAAATGTCCGTCCATGCATCGCAGCTCAAGCTGCCCGTGGCCGAAATCCCCGTAGTCTACGGGCGGCGTCCGGAAGGATCGCACAGCAAGCTCGGCACGTTCCGCGACGGCGGTCGCATCTTATGGATGCTGGCGCTGCTGATGAAGGAGACGCGTCCCTTCACCTTCTTCGGCAGCATCGCGCTCGGCTTTGCGCTCGTCTCGCTCGGCTTCATGCTGCCGGTGTTGATCGAGTATTTCCGCACGGGCCTCGTTGACCGTTTGCCGACCTGGATCCTGGCCGTCGCGCTCAGCCTCATGGCCCTAGTCGCGTTCGTGTCCGGCGTTATCCTGGATTCGGTTGCGCGCGGGCGCGCCGAGCAGAAGCGCGTGCATTATCTGACGTTGAAGCCCGGCTTTGCTCGTGCAGCCGAACGCGCGGACGAGCAGCCTGCCGCGAAGACCAAGTCGGCGCGCAAAGTCGCCTGA
- a CDS encoding nicotinate phosphoribosyltransferase — MNPILNTDSYKYSHFAQYPPQTAAISAYIEARPGGAYDHVLFFGLQMYLKDYLSRRVTMDDVEEAAEIVTAHGLPFHREGWELLVKRHGGAMPVMIEALPEGMVVPAGTPLVQIRNTDPDFFWLPTFLETALLRAVWYPSTVATVSHSVRGMIKASLERTCETPDEVLPFRLHDFGARGATSAEQAGIGGAAHLVSFLGTDTVAGVVYARRFYHEKMAGFSIPAAEHSTMTSWGEERETDAYRNMLVQFGGKGKLVAVVSDSYDLYRAVKKIWGGELRAEVEASGGTLVVRPDSGDAARVPIDTIEMLGEIFGHSVNAKGYKVLNPAVRVIQGDGISPDMIRRLLTGLEDRGWSSENLAFGMGGGLLQKVNRDTLRFAMKANSRQDSEGQWHGIAKDPKTDPGKASKRYRQAVILKNGRPEAVPLKDLNGDVNLMEPVWQDGTLLKDWTFADIRARATAS, encoded by the coding sequence ATGAACCCGATCCTCAACACCGACAGCTACAAATACTCGCATTTCGCGCAGTATCCGCCGCAAACCGCCGCCATCTCGGCCTATATCGAGGCCCGGCCCGGAGGGGCTTACGACCATGTGCTGTTCTTCGGGCTGCAGATGTACCTGAAGGATTATCTCTCCCGCCGCGTGACCATGGACGACGTGGAAGAGGCCGCCGAAATCGTCACGGCGCACGGTCTGCCATTCCATCGCGAAGGCTGGGAACTGCTTGTCAAACGCCATGGCGGCGCCATGCCGGTGATGATCGAGGCGCTACCCGAGGGGATGGTCGTGCCGGCCGGCACGCCGCTCGTCCAGATCCGCAACACCGATCCGGACTTCTTCTGGCTGCCGACATTCCTGGAAACGGCGCTGCTGCGCGCCGTCTGGTATCCGTCCACCGTCGCCACCGTGTCCCACTCGGTGCGCGGCATGATCAAGGCGTCGCTCGAGCGCACCTGCGAGACGCCGGACGAGGTTTTGCCTTTCCGCCTCCACGATTTCGGTGCGCGCGGCGCGACCTCGGCCGAACAGGCGGGCATCGGCGGTGCGGCCCATCTCGTCAGCTTCCTCGGCACCGACACGGTTGCCGGTGTCGTCTATGCTCGCCGCTTCTACCACGAGAAGATGGCCGGCTTCTCGATCCCGGCGGCGGAACACTCGACCATGACGAGCTGGGGCGAGGAACGCGAGACGGATGCCTATCGCAACATGCTCGTGCAGTTCGGCGGCAAGGGAAAGCTCGTCGCCGTCGTCTCCGATAGCTACGATCTCTACCGCGCGGTCAAGAAGATCTGGGGCGGCGAACTCCGCGCCGAAGTCGAGGCGAGCGGCGGCACGCTGGTGGTGCGGCCTGATTCCGGCGACGCGGCGCGCGTACCGATCGACACGATCGAAATGCTCGGCGAAATCTTCGGCCATTCCGTCAACGCCAAGGGCTACAAGGTGCTTAATCCCGCGGTGCGCGTCATCCAGGGCGACGGTATCTCGCCCGATATGATCCGCCGGCTCCTCACCGGGCTCGAGGATCGCGGCTGGTCGTCGGAAAACCTCGCTTTCGGCATGGGCGGCGGCCTGCTGCAGAAGGTCAACCGCGATACGCTGCGCTTCGCCATGAAGGCCAATTCGCGCCAGGACAGCGAAGGCCAGTGGCACGGCATCGCCAAGGACCCGAAGACCGACCCCGGCAAGGCCTCCAAGCGCTACCGCCAGGCGGTCATCCTGAAGAACGGCCGGCCCGAAGCGGTGCCGCTCAAGGATCTGAACGGCGACGTGAACCTCATGGAACCCGTCTGGCAGGACGGTACGTTGCTGAAGGACTGGACCTTCGCGGACATTCGGGCCCGCGCGACCGCATCCTGA
- the nth gene encoding endonuclease III — translation MTPAAERPLDAEEIETLFSCLSEAMPGRTKNAKGPKGQPDAFRSCISCMLSAQSLDRNTAAAAKALFAKARTPQSVLRLPEEELIDAIRPAGLYNMKARNIRRFCEVLLAEHDGVVPNTREGLLKLPGIGRKCADIVMSFTFGADVIAVDTHVHRVCNRTGLALGKTEAQTAAQLEACAPGWAMRDGHFWLIQFGKRVCTSRAPRCTECVIADICQWPGKVVPR, via the coding sequence ATGACGCCAGCCGCCGAACGCCCGCTCGACGCGGAAGAAATCGAAACGCTCTTTTCCTGCCTGTCCGAGGCGATGCCGGGTCGCACCAAAAACGCCAAGGGGCCGAAGGGCCAGCCGGATGCGTTCCGCTCCTGCATCTCCTGCATGCTGTCCGCGCAGAGCCTCGATCGCAACACGGCAGCGGCCGCCAAGGCGCTGTTCGCCAAGGCCCGCACGCCGCAGTCCGTGCTGCGCTTGCCTGAAGAGGAGTTGATCGACGCAATCCGCCCGGCAGGCCTTTACAACATGAAAGCGCGCAACATCCGCCGCTTCTGCGAGGTGCTTCTGGCCGAGCACGACGGCGTCGTTCCCAACACGCGCGAGGGTCTCCTGAAGCTGCCGGGCATCGGGCGCAAATGCGCCGACATCGTCATGAGCTTCACCTTCGGGGCGGACGTCATTGCTGTCGACACCCATGTGCACCGTGTCTGCAACCGCACGGGCCTTGCGCTTGGCAAGACGGAAGCGCAAACGGCGGCGCAGCTCGAAGCGTGTGCTCCCGGATGGGCTATGCGGGATGGACATTTCTGGCTCATCCAGTTCGGTAAGCGGGTCTGCACGTCGCGCGCGCCGCGCTGCACCGAATGCGTGATTGCCGACATTTGCCAGTGGCCGGGGAAAGTGGTTCCGCGCTAA
- a CDS encoding cell wall hydrolase: MRYRTGRVAGILRQGLLQAAALAAALLLAPMTAHASTADYIPRYLDIRTPEHLRGVPINREQRDCLAQALYHEARGETELGRIAVAQVILNRVRARVYPDTICDVVYENRHMKNRCQFSFACDGVSDRPRDAKSWRSAVRLANGILCIGGCARRAASPEIERLSRGLKSATHYHATYVRPRWARAKKRVGQIGLHIFYRSERVARTMPASY; this comes from the coding sequence ATGCGCTACCGGACAGGGCGTGTTGCCGGCATTCTCCGTCAGGGACTGCTTCAGGCTGCGGCACTCGCGGCAGCGCTGTTGCTCGCCCCCATGACGGCCCATGCCAGCACCGCAGACTACATTCCCCGCTATCTCGACATCCGCACGCCGGAGCATCTGCGCGGCGTTCCAATCAACCGGGAACAGCGCGATTGCCTCGCGCAGGCGCTTTATCACGAAGCACGCGGCGAGACGGAGCTCGGCCGGATCGCAGTGGCCCAGGTTATTCTCAACCGGGTACGGGCCCGGGTCTATCCCGACACGATCTGCGATGTCGTCTACGAGAACCGGCACATGAAAAATCGCTGTCAGTTTTCCTTCGCCTGCGACGGGGTCAGCGATCGGCCGCGGGACGCAAAGTCCTGGCGATCAGCGGTCAGGCTCGCAAACGGAATCCTCTGCATCGGCGGATGCGCCCGACGGGCGGCTTCACCGGAAATCGAGCGGCTCAGCCGGGGGCTGAAATCGGCGACGCATTACCACGCCACCTATGTGCGCCCGCGATGGGCACGCGCCAAGAAGCGCGTCGGCCAGATCGGTCTCCACATCTTCTATCGAAGCGAACGCGTGGCGCGCACTATGCCGGCGTCCTACTGA
- a CDS encoding glucokinase gives MVQHDNEPNFPFPILIGDIGGTNARFAILVDAHSEPKAFPNVATADFATIDEAIQTSVLDKTSLQPRSAILAVAGPVDGDEIDLTNCPWVVRPKQMIADLGFSEVVVVNDFAAQALAVASLDESHRHQIGKGRIEPHASRIVLGPGTGLGVAGLVYAQRRWIPVPGEGGHIDMGPRSKRDFEIFPHLEQIDGRISAEQLLCGRGIVNIYRAICTADGRDAVLSTPADITTSGLAGEEPAAETLRLFATYLGRCAGDLALIFMAQGGVYLAGGISQKVIKALEGPEFRAAFEDKAPHQGLLSAMPTFVMTHPLAALSGLAAFARTPGLFGIAIDGRHWKRGGL, from the coding sequence ATGGTGCAGCACGACAATGAGCCGAACTTTCCCTTTCCGATTCTGATCGGGGACATCGGCGGCACCAATGCCCGCTTTGCCATTCTGGTCGACGCCCACTCCGAGCCCAAGGCCTTCCCGAACGTCGCGACCGCCGATTTCGCGACGATCGACGAGGCGATCCAGACGAGCGTGCTCGACAAGACGAGCCTGCAACCGCGCAGCGCGATCCTCGCCGTTGCCGGTCCGGTCGACGGCGATGAGATCGACCTCACCAACTGCCCCTGGGTCGTTCGCCCCAAGCAGATGATCGCCGATCTCGGGTTCAGCGAAGTGGTGGTCGTCAACGACTTCGCCGCACAAGCACTCGCCGTCGCATCGCTCGATGAGAGCCACCGGCACCAGATCGGCAAGGGCCGCATCGAGCCGCATGCATCCCGCATCGTGCTCGGACCCGGCACGGGTCTTGGCGTCGCCGGCCTCGTCTATGCCCAGCGCCGATGGATCCCGGTGCCGGGCGAGGGTGGCCACATCGACATGGGCCCGCGCTCCAAGCGCGATTTCGAAATCTTCCCGCATCTGGAGCAGATCGACGGTCGCATCTCGGCCGAACAGCTCCTGTGCGGCCGCGGTATCGTCAACATCTACCGCGCGATCTGCACTGCCGACGGGCGGGATGCGGTGCTCTCCACACCGGCCGACATCACCACGTCGGGCCTTGCGGGCGAAGAGCCTGCCGCCGAGACGCTGCGGCTGTTTGCGACCTATCTCGGCCGCTGTGCGGGTGATCTGGCGCTGATCTTCATGGCGCAGGGAGGTGTGTATCTGGCGGGCGGTATTTCACAGAAGGTCATCAAGGCGCTCGAAGGGCCGGAATTCCGCGCAGCCTTCGAAGACAAGGCGCCGCATCAGGGGCTTCTGTCGGCGATGCCGACATTCGTGATGACGCATCCGCTCGCCGCGCTCTCAGGCCTTGCCGCCTTTGCGCGCACGCCTGGCCTTTTCGGCATTGCGATCGATGGCCGCCACTGGAAGCGCGGCGGTCTCTGA
- a CDS encoding methylglyoxal synthase, which produces MSTGRKTLALIAHDQMKDEMVAFATAHADALKGLRIASTETTGRRVLEAVPDLELVRLKSGPLGGDQQIGALIATGEIDMMIFFVDPLTPMPHDVDVKALMRLAIVYDIPMALNRATAEILLRP; this is translated from the coding sequence GTGTCGACTGGGCGGAAAACGTTAGCGCTGATTGCGCATGACCAGATGAAGGACGAGATGGTCGCCTTCGCGACTGCTCATGCCGATGCCCTGAAGGGCTTGCGGATCGCCTCGACGGAAACAACCGGACGCAGGGTGCTTGAAGCGGTGCCCGATCTCGAGCTCGTTCGATTGAAGAGCGGCCCGCTGGGCGGCGACCAGCAGATCGGCGCGCTCATTGCGACGGGCGAGATCGACATGATGATCTTCTTCGTCGACCCCCTCACGCCCATGCCCCACGACGTCGATGTGAAGGCGTTGATGCGGCTTGCCATCGTCTACGACATACCGATGGCGCTCAACCGGGCGACGGCCGAGATATTGTTGCGCCCCTGA
- a CDS encoding GtrA family protein produces the protein MRRVLAFGMVGAIGFAVDAGVLASGLYFGLNPLSARILSIAAALLVTYVLNRTLTFGKSGRSVAAEGLRYGGVGLSSAGLNYLIYAGLLLAFPRLVPLAALVAASAAAALFSYFGYQKLVFRRP, from the coding sequence ATGCGGCGCGTGCTCGCCTTCGGCATGGTCGGCGCCATCGGCTTCGCCGTCGATGCCGGCGTCCTCGCATCGGGCCTGTATTTCGGACTGAATCCGCTGAGCGCGCGTATCCTTTCGATCGCTGCGGCGCTTCTGGTGACCTACGTGCTCAACCGCACCTTGACCTTCGGCAAGAGCGGTCGCTCGGTGGCTGCCGAAGGCTTGCGCTATGGCGGCGTGGGCTTGAGCTCGGCCGGGCTCAATTACCTCATCTATGCGGGGCTTCTTCTCGCCTTTCCGCGCCTGGTGCCGCTGGCTGCGCTCGTCGCGGCTTCGGCCGCGGCAGCGCTCTTTTCCTATTTCGGCTATCAGAAGCTCGTTTTCCGGCGGCCCTGA
- a CDS encoding tRNA (guanine(46)-N(7))-methyltransferase TrmB, whose protein sequence is MTEPRRERATEAFFGRRRGKPLTDLQSERMRDLLPRLRLDLDSPPPSDLKTLFAAPVDVVRLEIGFGGGEHLLHRIEENPRTGFIGVEPFVNGMAKFLRAVAETPGDRIRVYDDDATRVLDWLPDASIDHIDLLYPDPWPKPRHFKRRFVNPGNLDRFARVLKPGGAFNFASDIDTYVDWTLGHCDRHAAFEWLATRPTDWHTPYAGWPGTRYEEKATLEGRKPCYLRFRRV, encoded by the coding sequence ATGACGGAACCAAGACGTGAACGTGCGACGGAGGCCTTTTTCGGCCGCCGCCGCGGGAAGCCTCTGACCGATCTGCAAAGCGAGCGCATGCGCGACCTTCTTCCGCGCCTGCGTCTCGATCTGGACAGCCCTCCACCCTCGGATCTGAAGACGCTATTCGCCGCGCCGGTCGACGTTGTCAGACTGGAGATTGGGTTTGGCGGTGGCGAGCATCTTCTGCATCGCATCGAAGAAAACCCGCGTACCGGCTTCATCGGCGTCGAGCCCTTCGTCAACGGCATGGCGAAGTTTCTGCGTGCCGTCGCGGAAACACCCGGCGACCGCATCCGCGTCTATGACGACGATGCGACGCGGGTCCTCGACTGGCTGCCCGATGCCTCGATCGACCACATCGACCTGCTCTATCCCGACCCCTGGCCGAAGCCGCGCCATTTCAAGCGGCGCTTCGTCAATCCAGGCAATCTCGACCGCTTCGCCCGAGTGCTGAAGCCCGGCGGCGCGTTCAACTTCGCCTCCGATATCGACACCTATGTCGACTGGACGCTTGGCCATTGCGACCGGCATGCCGCGTTCGAGTGGCTGGCGACACGGCCCACCGACTGGCACACGCCCTATGCCGGCTGGCCTGGCACGCGCTACGAGGAAAAGGCGACCCTCGAAGGCCGCAAACCCTGCTATCTGAGGTTCCGCCGGGTCTGA